In Streptomyces paludis, the genomic stretch TGATATCGCGGCTGGAGCGACTGGGGTTGGGAGTACTGACCCGGTCGTGTCCGCCTGATGTGGTGGACCGGGTGGTGGGTGAAGCGGGGCGTTCGGAGAAGCGCCGGCGTCTGTTGTCCGCCCGGTTCACGGTGTACTTCGTGCTGGCGATGTGCTTGTTCCCGCAGGCCGACTACCTGGAGGTCCTCCGGCTGGTGAAGACCGGCGACAAGGGGTTGCGGTCCTGGTCCGGGGTGAACAAGTCGTCGCTGACCAGGGCTCGGCAGCGGCTCGGCTGGCCGGTAATGCGGGAACTGTTCCGGTCCGTGGCCCGGCCTCTCGGCGCGGACGGCGAGTTGTTCCGAGGGCTGCGGGTGCTGGCTCTGGACGGGATGCTGCTGGCCGTGCCCGACTCCGTGGGCAACAACGACGCCTTCGGCAAGTCCGGCTCCCAGCGCAGCCCGATGGGTTATCCGCAGGCCAGAGTGGTCGCGGTGGCCGAGTGTTCCTCTCACGCCGTCCTGGACGCCGCGATCGGCGGGTTCAAGGATTCCGAACGCATCGTCTCCGACGCTCTGGACGCCCATCTCGGGACCGGCACGCTGTTACTGGCCGACCGGGGACTGTGGGGTCTGGCCCGCTGGCACCGGCTCCGGGAGCAGGGCACGCACCTTCTGTGGAGGATCGAGCGACGCAAGGCCCGCCGGGTCCAGGACGTTCTGCCCGACGGCAGCTACCTGGCCCGGATCGAGGCGAACAAGCACAGCAAGGCGGCTGGAACCGTCAAGGCGCCGCCGGCGCTGGTCCGGGTCGTCGAGTACCGCGTCGACGGGCAGGCCGACATCGTCCGGCTCATCACCAGCCTGACCGACCACGAGAAGTACCCCGCCGAAGAACTCGCCGTCCTCTACGCCCGGCGCTGGGAGATCGAGCTCGTCTTCGACGAGATCAAGACCCATCAACGCGGCCGGCCGGTCCTCAGGTCACAGACACCGGACGGCGTGCGGCAGGAGATCTACGCTCACTTGATCGTGCACCATGCCACCCGGGAACTGCTGGACGAGGCCGCTCGCCTGCACCGCAGCATCGCAGAGCGGACCTCGTTCACCAGGGCTCTGCACGTCGTCCGCCGCTCGGTGATCTCACCGAGCGGCTTTTCCCCCCTCAGCACGCAAGCGGGATCGACGCCTCGGACTCTCGGAAATCGGCCGCAGTCTGCTGCCCCGCCGAAGATCCCGTGACTGCCCTCGCAAGATCCGCTCCTGCATCACCGGCTATGCCAGCAAAGCCCCCGGCGAACCCTCCAGCAGCCGTCGCCCACCGGTTGCCGTGGTCTTGAACAGCCGATGGCACGACCACTAAAGCAACGGCATGACTCTGTTGGCGATCTTGCGAGGGGTGCTGACAGGTCGTCTGTTCGGCGGTTTGCTGGAGTGAGGCGGGGTGGTTTCGGGGAGAGGGTCGAAGATGTCCTTGCGTGCCAGGAGTTACCAGCGGATTCCGACGTGAACGGTGTTGACGGCGTGGGCGGCGTGCCCGAAGGGCACGCCGGCGATGCTGATGCGGGATCGGCTGGATGTGGTGTTCGAGGACGAGGAGTTCGCGGACCTGTACCCCACGGACGGGCGGCCGGGCTTGTCGCCGGGGCAGTTGGCGCTGGTGTCGGTGCTGCAATTCGCGGAGAACCTGTCCGACCGGGCGGCCGCGAACGCGGTCCGCACCAGGATCGACTGGAAATACGCGTTGGGACTGGAGTTGGACGATCCGGGCTTCGACCACTCGGTGCTGTGCGAGTTCCGGGCCCGGCTGGCCGAGACCGACGCCACGGACCGGCTGCTGCCGGTGATGCTGTACCGGCTGACCGAGGCCGGACTGCTCAAATCCGGCGGACGGCAGCGCACCGACGCGACCCACGTGCTCTCGGCGGTGCGCACGCTCAGCCGACTGGAGTTGGTGGGCGAGAGCCTGCGGGCCGCCCTGGAACAGCTCGCCCAGACGGCCCCGGACTGGCTGCTTCCGTTGGTCGAGCCGGAGTGGAACAAGCGCTACGGGCGCAAGGTGGAGATCGGCAAGGTACCCGGCGGGAAAGCCGGGGTCACAGCCCTGGCCGAGGCCTTCGGCCGGGACGGGCAGAAGATCCTGGCCGCCGCGTGGGCGGCCGACGCCACGCCCAGGCTCCGGACGCTGACGCAGGTGGAGATCCTGCGCCGGGTCTGGGTACACCACTATTACCGGGACTCCGGAGGGCGGCTGCGCTGGCGCGATGGCCACGCGCTGCCACCCGCGTCGTTGCGGTTCGATTCCCCTTACGACACCGATGCGCACTACTGCGTCAAACGGGACACAGCCTGGTCCGGCTACCGCACCCACTTCACCGAAACATGCACGTCAGAACTGCCTGAGGTGGTCGTGCACGTGGCCACCACGATCGCCCCGGTCCAGGACGGCCAACTCACCGCCCAGATCCACGACGACCTCGCAGCGATCAACTTGACCCCGGCCGAGCACGCGGTCGACGCCGCCTACGTCAGCCCGGCGCAGATCGAACGCGCCCAGCGGATACACAGCATCACCCTGCTCGGCCCGGTCGTGCCCGACCACAGCCACCAGGCCAGAAGCGGGGCCGGCTTCGACAAGGCCGCCTTCACCATCTACTGGGACCACCGCCGGGCCACCTGCCCCCAAGGCAACCTCAGCCGTGAGTGGCGGCCCCTGCGCATCAGCGGACACGACTACACCCAGATCAAGTTCGACAAGCCCACCTGCCTGGCCTGCCCCGTCCGCCCGCAATGCACCAACGCAGTCAGCGGTCCGCGCTCGCTCGCACTGCTGCCCACCCGCAAACTGCACGAGATTCAGCAGCACAACCGGCTCGACCAGCGCACTGAGGACTGGCAGCGCCGTTACGCGATCCGTGCGGGCATCGAAGCCACCCTCTCCCAGAACGTCCGCACCTGCGGCCTGCGACGAACCCACTACCGAGGACTGCCAAAGACACACGTCCAGCACGTACTGACCGCGCTGGCCTGCAATGTCACCCGCATCGCCGACTGGATCGCCGACCCGACCCGACCCCAGCGGGCACCCAGCCACTTCCGCGCCCTCTGCACCACCCTTAACTGACCCCGACAAGATCGCCAACAGAGTCACGGTGTTCGTTTCAACTTGGAAGATTACAAGATCCGGGCGGCTTTCACGTTCGCACCAGTGTGGTGTGCGCACGCGAAGTACAAAACGGAAGACGGCGACCCGATCCCTCGCACCTTTGGAAGGCATCCGACCACGCATGCCGTCTCGCGCGCTCAGTACAGCCGGATCAACGCGGTGATGGGGCTCATGCTGGTCACCTCGGTCATTAAGTTCTTCGATACGGAGATGGAGTGGCCGATCAAGCGGGTGAAGCGATCGTGATTATGGGGCGCATAGTGAGCCTTCGCAACCAACCGCATCACCAAGATCGTGAAGGCTGTCCTCGTCCTTCGATTCGCCTCAACCTGAGGTTGAAAAATCCTCACCGAGGCAGGACCACTGCCGGGGCACTCGCCGCACTGCCGCTACCCGTGACTAAGTGTTATCGGCGCAGGGGGGCACATTCTGGCCTCACGGCCATCTCGCCAAGGCCCGCTTCGACGTGTACGCCGATACCTAACGACCAGGGCAGCAACAGCCTTGTTGCTGCTGCGACGTAGGAA encodes the following:
- a CDS encoding IS1182 family transposase, whose translation is MLTAWAACPKGTPAMLMRDRLDVVFEDEEFADLYPTDGRPGLSPGQLALVSVLQFAENLSDRAAANAVRTRIDWKYALGLELDDPGFDHSVLCEFRARLAETDATDRLLPVMLYRLTEAGLLKSGGRQRTDATHVLSAVRTLSRLELVGESLRAALEQLAQTAPDWLLPLVEPEWNKRYGRKVEIGKVPGGKAGVTALAEAFGRDGQKILAAAWAADATPRLRTLTQVEILRRVWVHHYYRDSGGRLRWRDGHALPPASLRFDSPYDTDAHYCVKRDTAWSGYRTHFTETCTSELPEVVVHVATTIAPVQDGQLTAQIHDDLAAINLTPAEHAVDAAYVSPAQIERAQRIHSITLLGPVVPDHSHQARSGAGFDKAAFTIYWDHRRATCPQGNLSREWRPLRISGHDYTQIKFDKPTCLACPVRPQCTNAVSGPRSLALLPTRKLHEIQQHNRLDQRTEDWQRRYAIRAGIEATLSQNVRTCGLRRTHYRGLPKTHVQHVLTALACNVTRIADWIADPTRPQRAPSHFRALCTTLN
- a CDS encoding IS4 family transposase; this encodes MDRVVGEAGRSEKRRRLLSARFTVYFVLAMCLFPQADYLEVLRLVKTGDKGLRSWSGVNKSSLTRARQRLGWPVMRELFRSVARPLGADGELFRGLRVLALDGMLLAVPDSVGNNDAFGKSGSQRSPMGYPQARVVAVAECSSHAVLDAAIGGFKDSERIVSDALDAHLGTGTLLLADRGLWGLARWHRLREQGTHLLWRIERRKARRVQDVLPDGSYLARIEANKHSKAAGTVKAPPALVRVVEYRVDGQADIVRLITSLTDHEKYPAEELAVLYARRWEIELVFDEIKTHQRGRPVLRSQTPDGVRQEIYAHLIVHHATRELLDEAARLHRSIAERTSFTRALHVVRRSVISPSGFSPLSTQAGSTPRTLGNRPQSAAPPKIP